One Aegilops tauschii subsp. strangulata cultivar AL8/78 chromosome 2, Aet v6.0, whole genome shotgun sequence genomic window, TGCTAGAGAATCAGGAGTACACTGAAGCCCTGACTCTCCTTACTGGTCTTATTAAGGAAGTCAGGAGACTTGATGACAAGTTGCTCCTTGTGGACATAGACCTGTTGGAGAGCAAGCTCCACTTCTCTCTGAGAAACCTGCCAAAGGCCAAAGCTTCGTTGACTGCTGCAAGGACAGCGGCGAATGCCATCTATGTTCCACCAGCTCAGCAGGGCACTATTGATCTGCAGAGTGGAATCCTTCACGCAGAAGAAAAGGATTACAAAACTGCTTACAGCTACTTCTTTGAAGCATTTGAAGCTTTCAATGCACTGGATGACCCAAGAGCTATCTTCAGCTTGAAGTACATGCTCTTGTGCAAGATAATGGTTAACCAAGCTGATGATGTTGCTGGAATAATCTCATCTAAGGCTAGCCTAAAGTATGTTGGTCCGGATGTTGATGCTATGAAAGCTGTAGCTGATGCCTACTCTAAAAGATCTCTCAAGTACTTTGAAACTGCCCTCCGTGATTTCAAAGCCCAGCTTGAGGAGGACCCTATTGTTCACAGGCATCTTTCCTCTTTGTATGATACCCTCCTGGAGCAGAATCTGTGCAGGTTGATTGAGCCCTACTCGAGAGTGGAGATTGGGCATGTTGCACAGATGATTGAATTGGCGGTTGATGATGTTGAGAAGAAGCTGTCGCAGATGATTCTAGACAAGAAATTTGCTGGTACTCTGGATCAAGGTGCTGGTTGCCTCATTATCTTTGAGGATCAGAAGACTGAGGCCATCTTCCCTGCTACACTAGAAACCATTTCAAATGTCGGAAAGGTCGTGGACAGTCTTTACATGAGGTCGGCTAAGATCATGGCTTGAAGGTTGCTAAGCATGTGATAGGCTGTTTGGTATGGGTTCAGCCTTTTCAGTTCCTTTGCTGTCTTTAAGACATGTAATCCTGCATATTGGCACTTGATTTTGCATGTTGGTCGTTATATTGGATCATAGAAAAATCCATCTTGTTCATGAACTGGACCAATTTGTTGTTTTTATGTGGTGGATGTACCGACACTAGCTTGTCCAAACATAAATCATTAGTTCTCTCACTTGCTTTGGTTGGTATGTTGAACTTGTGCTGTTATATCTTTGGGATTTCCATCAGTGTTGAAACTGGGCCTAACATTTATCATAGTATTTGTCAGAGTTGTTAATGCTGTTATGGCATTCCCTTTCAGTTACTGTCTTGTGTGGTTCCTGTGTGGCTACTCTGTTCTTTTATGGTTCTGGGTCGTATGTTCTATTGTGCTTGTGACTGATGAACAAGTGATCATGTGAATTCGTCAGCCATGCGTTTGCTGATGCAGATTTCTGATCGAAGTCAAGGTGCTTCTTTTTTGGCTGATCATTAAACAGAGTTGATGATGCTTAGTACTCGTATAACTCACAACGAAGCCAGTAGGTATCTAAATATGTTATATACATTGTTCTATACTGATTTGGTGAGACTTAAGTATATATGTCGCAGACAGTATATACAAGAATGCATTCACATGTGCTGCATCTGTTGCAGTTCTCCTGGTAATAACGTCTGACATGAATTACGCTGCTACCCGTGCAACGTAGCAGGAAGTGTTATTATCCAACAATTGCGCTAGATTATTTCTCTGTGAATGTCTCAGGAACCATGTAAAATTCGCCACAGTTTCGGCATCTCTTCTCAATTATAAGCACCCAAGATACAGTAAGCAGTCATTAAACAAAATACCAACGTGACACAAGGCTTTATGGGGTCATGTCATGGGCTTCTCTAGCAACGCCGAGACGTACCACTCGTTCCTCTCCGCGCCCAGGTCAAGCTTCCGGCTGGCCTTCCACCGGAGCCGGCGGAAGCCGACGCGGTCGAGGATGGGCACGTACGTGGCGTTGAGCTGCGGGCCGAGGCAGAAAAAGTGGTCGAGCCAGAAGACACCGCCGGGCCGGAGCACCCGGTAGATATCGAAGAACGCGAACTCGAGCACGGCGGCGGGCACCGAGTTGGTGAGCACGTGCATGGAGTGCACGATGTCCAGCACGCCGTCGGCGAAGGGGAGGCGCTGCACGAGGCTGATGTGCAGGGGCAACAGCCCGCGCGACGCCACGAACCGGTTGAAGGGCGCGTCCAGGTCCAGCGTCGTGGTCACCACGGTCACGTTGCGCTCGCGCATCCGCGCCGCGAAGGTGCCGGTCCCGCCGCCGATGTCCAGGCCGATGCGCACGGTGCCCGGCGGCCTGGACTGCAGCACGCCGTCGATGCTGAACCCAGGGCCGCCGTTGTCGGTCAGCCACCGCCGCCGCTCCTTGCCCGCCAGGTCGAAGCAGTCCTTGCAGTCGTACGAACCGCCCCTGCTGTGCGCGCGCTCCACGAGGCAGGTGTAGTTCTTGCACGTGTATGGGGACCAGTTCACGGTCGTGTCGGCCGGGATTGACCAGAGGCTCGCCGGGAGCGGCTTCGGCTCGACGTACCTCGCCGGGGATCGCGGCCGGCAGCGCCGGCGTGGCAGCGGCTCGCACCCCTTGAGCATGAGCTGCAGTGCGAGGGCCTCATCGTCGGGGCACTCGGCGCTGGCGTTGTACGTCATGTACTGCGTGAGCTCCTCCTGGAAGTTGCGGCACGCGAAGCCCAGGCCCGGGAAGAGCTCGTCGGTGCCGAAGTTGACAGAGTAGCCGAGGGGGAGCCGGTGGGGCTCGATGGCCATCTTGAGCTCGCCCGAGGGCTCCTCGGGCCAGCCATTGAAGTCCTGGACCGCCGGCGTATCGCCGTGGACGGCGCCGAGCTTGGCGAGCACGGACTCGAGGAGGAGCGAAGACGTCCCGCACTGCCCCCGGAGGAAGGCCAGCTCCGCGCGTGCCAGCGAGAGCGCGTCGCGGGTGGCGTTGAGATCCCGGAGGAGCGCCGTGGAGTCCCAGAGGTGGATGCTCGGCGCGGAGGCGGGCATGTTGAGCGACAGCGACGCGCCGGAGAAGAGGTACACCGAGACGAGGTTGGTGGCGATGACGACGAAGAGCATCTTGAGCTTGGCGTGCCGAATCGCCGGCCGCGCCGGTCGGTGCCCGTGGCTGTCCACGCCGCCGCCCATCGCCGCGCCGAGCTGTTGCTGCTGCGAGGTGGTGGTGATCCGGTGCTTTGTCCCGTGCATGACCACACTTGCTGCGCGCTCGCGGTCTGAAGATCGGCAACAACTAGCTCTAGCAGTCTAGTAGTGTTCCTCGAGATCGGCGATGCTCCCCTTGCTACGCTACGCTGTTTCCGCATTATCGCACCCGGAAACTGCTACCCAGTGTACGTGCTACTTCAGTTCATTATGCATCTGCATCTGACATGCATGTCAAAACGGTGGCTGACAATTTAATCCGGGGTTTACAAAATTACAAGTGAAGCTTTGAGGCACACTACTTTTGACTTTGGATGTGTGACTGGTTGCTTTGGGAGGAGAAAAGGGTGGCAACTTTGCTTCGAAAGGCATGCTGTGGCCGGATCCACAAGTCGGCGAGAGATGCGTGTTAAGCAAGAGGGAAAAAACTATTAAGGGGTTTAAGCCCTATCTACCATATCGGTGTGTCTAGGTCTAGGTCACACTTAACCAAGTCTAAGTCAAGTGATATAACATgtaagaaaaaaaaaagaaaaagaatattTTGCACGGATCTCAACATAAGATCCTACGTCGTCCAGCCACAATCGTTTTGCGCTGCCTCCCACTTTTGTGGAGCTTTTCCGCCCAACCCCGATGTTGCGGGCCGTCCTGGCCCCGATGACCGGCAGGATGGAAAGCCCCACCCCTGCTGCACCTCTGGCCACCCTCGCCAGCATTGGAGACCCACCGTCGGCCACAAATTAGGTGTCACAAGTCACAACCACTAAAAAGCCGGCGGCAAGGCAACAACATCATCGACAGCGATTCGTCGGCAGCGGCTGTCGCAACTATTGCGCCGCCACAACCTCCCGACCGCCCTTTTCCCAGCCGACTAGCAAACTTGAGAGTCAATCGTCGACCAATGCGGTGAACAGCACGACGTCGGTGCGAATAAGAAGAAGGTTGTGGTCGCCTCGACGCTTCCTCATCGCCCTCTCGTGGTGCCTGTGAAAGTGCATCTCATCCCCTAGGTGGATTTTGATAATTAATGTCAATATATCTCAAGGAACTAATGCCTATTACAACTTCATCTCAGGAAAGTTCTTCAGGTTGCAATAAAGGAAATGGAAGGGTGGCCCCATAATTTTACATGAAGACATGTGTTGGCCAAGCCCAAGGATTCTTCATTTCATTGAAgtgatcacattgagtccataggcaTGTTGACACTATCAAAAGGGGATAAGGATATTATGATGACTTTTTTTCTTTGAGTGTTTAAAGATCAACTTCCAAAAGCCCCCAAAAGCCCAGATTTCTCCACTATATCTACCCAACTTTCATACTTCGAAGTTGTTGAGCTCTTCAAGTT contains:
- the LOC109740537 gene encoding 26S proteasome non-ATPase regulatory subunit 11 homolog, which encodes MESSYLPATTESIAMAQEAKDASESISILYRVIQDPSSSADALRTKELAITNLTNYLTEESRAEELRNLLTQLRPFFSLIPKAKTAKIVRGIIDAVSKIPGTSDLQISLCKEMVEWTRAEKRTFLRQRVEARLAALLLENQEYTEALTLLTGLIKEVRRLDDKLLLVDIDLLESKLHFSLRNLPKAKASLTAARTAANAIYVPPAQQGTIDLQSGILHAEEKDYKTAYSYFFEAFEAFNALDDPRAIFSLKYMLLCKIMVNQADDVAGIISSKASLKYVGPDVDAMKAVADAYSKRSLKYFETALRDFKAQLEEDPIVHRHLSSLYDTLLEQNLCRLIEPYSRVEIGHVAQMIELAVDDVEKKLSQMILDKKFAGTLDQGAGCLIIFEDQKTEAIFPATLETISNVGKVVDSLYMRSAKIMA
- the LOC109740543 gene encoding probable methyltransferase At1g29790; protein product: MHGTKHRITTTSQQQQLGAAMGGGVDSHGHRPARPAIRHAKLKMLFVVIATNLVSVYLFSGASLSLNMPASAPSIHLWDSTALLRDLNATRDALSLARAELAFLRGQCGTSSLLLESVLAKLGAVHGDTPAVQDFNGWPEEPSGELKMAIEPHRLPLGYSVNFGTDELFPGLGFACRNFQEELTQYMTYNASAECPDDEALALQLMLKGCEPLPRRRCRPRSPARYVEPKPLPASLWSIPADTTVNWSPYTCKNYTCLVERAHSRGGSYDCKDCFDLAGKERRRWLTDNGGPGFSIDGVLQSRPPGTVRIGLDIGGGTGTFAARMRERNVTVVTTTLDLDAPFNRFVASRGLLPLHISLVQRLPFADGVLDIVHSMHVLTNSVPAAVLEFAFFDIYRVLRPGGVFWLDHFFCLGPQLNATYVPILDRVGFRRLRWKASRKLDLGAERNEWYVSALLEKPMT